Part of the Mauremys reevesii isolate NIE-2019 linkage group 4, ASM1616193v1, whole genome shotgun sequence genome is shown below.
catactgctggataatgcgtgaggcatttacaatggtcaagactgcagcagagatctgagtgggctaCATACTTGCCGCGCTATggtgcctgcatgggtaatcctggaaaaatggcatgaaacgtaggagagctgttcggttcaagatggctgataaaaggcgggaaatggtttccttctgtagctttcagTGGAGCCCAGCActgacaacatggagaaatttgctactgatgcaagaatgggagagcagagtttgcagcggaagctgtgctgctcggttgACGATTATTCTGCCAGGTGAGTTCTTTCACCCGACCTTCTCAACCTTCCTTTATATTTCCTATTCTATTTAATTagcctttggttttttaaattgagttcaaTTTTTACTCTTATAATTTTTAGTCCCAACAAAAATAACCTTTACCACGTTCTTACAAACTCCTCTCTCTTGTTGCTTTCTagtttcccctctttcttctatttaagataacctttctttccttttttcctctaagcctaagcaatctttcttttttaaaactccttttctttaaGGCCTCTGTAGCGAGATGGCatagtctcctgtcctgacagaCAGGGAGGGATCCGTGAACGCCCCCCTGGTGGGTAGAACGGGGACTTGCATGGCCTTcccgctggaagcagaggggtgggacaggaagcggaactataaaaggctggtcctccagctcagtcggggagggctgcctgaggaGCAGGACGCCTCTTCCCGCTATGAGCCCAGACCTAACGGAGACCGCTCTCCTGACAGAGACCCAGAGGTGCTGACAAAGCTGCCAGATGCCAGGATCtccgaggagctgggggctgccaCTAGCTGTCTATCTCAGCGGTTaacaacaaccctggaacccatgtACACACGGAATGGGTGTGTCGGATGgagccaagggaagcagaattaggtttggctgtgttattgactacaagccagccagcgtgtGGCGGCTGGActttccccactgacccagtggcagacaaCTCCACTGCtgttagggtcctgggctgggatgcagtggaatgggaggacctgagttcctctgcccctaccacctcaacgtcaggagtggcagcctcccccctggttgtcaggaggcctgaattggtctggcacccACCTGAATCCAGATGCCAGATGGTTGTCCTGACattcccaccagagagctaacctccCCTAGACTGCGACAGCTTTGccggactgtaggccagagcccccctacttgactgctgccctaccctgatcaagggccaggcaaatggacctcctgctgctctgcctgcctgactgtaggccagatCCCCTTCTCGACTGatgccctgccctgattgagggcaccgggcaaacagactctctaccgttacttggcctgactgcaggctagagccattaacactgagctaattttCCCCTGAACCACCGTACCCGGAAGTATCATAGCAAGGGGTGTGGTCTCCCACCCAGATGGACGGAcggtggggcctggggggggggactgcaaaccctttacagcctctctttctactcattcgtactttttctctaaatatgtcaaaacacaagcacacaaccttcccccggccaaacacagaaaaataatacaaaataaattttcaaaatggccgaCGGCATCAAAAACGTACACGACTGGAAATGGGGACGGAGGGCAGGATGTAAATGCAACACGGTGCATGGAAACCTGTCCAAAAGTACATGATGATGAAAGCTATCGAGCAGTTAACTACTCacatggctgggcagggcaggcagccagtTGGGAAGAAGCCATGTGTTCCACCTTGCTCCAGGTGGGCTCTGATGCACCAAGCCCCCAGAGAAGGGAGGCTGGCTTTTCCCAGAcctagggcagctgggcagcttcaATGAGCTGGCTCTCCGCAGTGCACGTTGTTCTTATCCTATGGACCAATGTCCAtaggctgcagcaggctggaggctggttcttgaaggcctccaggatgaagatggtctgagaagccaggcatcggactgaggacttgctgtcctgctgcaagcctttgaggtctaagattgaaaggaaggaaatggaggtcagagccatggcactctggagagccccggcaggccaagccagctctgtacctctcggcccacaacaaggaggcagcaggccaggtggcaggaggcaggggactagcGGGAACAACCAGCAACCCTCACTAAACATCCCCGCCGCCTCCACAGCTGGGGAGCCTCCAGACACAGGCAAGAAGTCCCAATGAACCCCATTCACTCACTATTTCTAGgactgcctcctccctgcagtatctgagagcctcatccctgcctgtatttaccctccccttccccaatgcATAGATGGGCACTTAGGCCTAGAGAGGGGAGAGTCAACAGGGGCTTGGGCATTGTTAGGCGCCGCCTAACTTcaggtgctctgctgccctccaggaaatgccgaggagggagctcagccattctctagctccggttgggaggcccagctgtgaatctgctctgggagtgaggagtctgagctatgtcacccacccttcccttttcccgaacaaatgtggtggagatgctgctctgccctgtgctgcccagaAGTCCGGAcacgcagcagggaggtaggtgaCTGGACGTCACTTCAGCCTCATTTGGAGCAGTGGCTTGACCCCAGGTGTCCCACGTGGAGGTGACTGCTCCAAACACTGGGCTAGTGagtgcaaggggggaggcagcaccccactttggctgtgtttgtggggggCAATCATCTGCGAAGGCCAGCCAGCTCAGGCCCAGTTTGGGGATCTACCAGGCCACAGCTCTGAGGTCAGGGCTAAGTGCCTGGGCACATGCCAACCAGCAGACACGACAGGGTGAGGGGGCagctgatcagggggttggggattGACATTTTGCATCCCCTTGTGGCTCTCGCCTGTGACCACGTTGCTGGCGTCGGAGATTgaacccaccctgcagccctgggccattCATCCCCCTAGTGCTCAGTACTCAAAGCGGGACCACTCACTGTCGCAGATGGCATCCAGCTTGTCCTGGCTCCCCTGGTCCAGCTTCCGGGCAGTGAgccctacacacacaaacagctcatCACATCCCCGCCCCAGCAAGGGTGTTAAAGAGCCTGTCACCCTCCAAGCACCGCGGCtttcccccgcccctcactggCCAGGACACGCTCCTGAATCCCCAGGGGAAAGGGCGAGTCCCCAGAGATGGCTACAGGGCTGGTTGCCAAAGGAGAGCACAGAGCCGTGAAGGTCCACTACCAAGAgcccatggtggggtgggggcggagaatggggactgcatgaggagcagtgggcttaGAGGGGTCCCATCAGCCGATCAGGGCAGTTTGGGGTGAGCTTGCTCCTGTGGGTTTCTGACACCCCTTCGCCTTCATTAGGGAATCAGGAGCCCAGGGATCACTTCtcgctgctggcagggactgaggagagcctgggaccagatccaacccctctgctaaaGGGACCCCTCTGCTCTGTGGTTACCTAGGAACCTGATGGCTGCTTCCCTAACTGGAGTCTGTGGGTTCTGCAGGAAGGCCATGGTCTGGCCCAGGAAGTCATCAGCTCTCTCCTTGTAGTGGATcacctaggagccagaacaaAGGAGCACAAGATTATTAAAGGCCTTTCCGTCCCACAGGCCAGCTTGCAGGTGTGTGGAGCGCACgtcctgttttttcccctccttcctgtgctGGGAGGATCACGCAGAGGGACCACACCCAGGGCCAGGTGtggtcccggggctggggctcagtgtgggcacagagccaggcaattgggggtgccctatccactgaTTCTCCACTTCTGCCAGCGAGGGCTGTGCAGTGAATGGCCAGAGGGCTCCTCACCAGGCAGTCACAGCTTCGCCAGGTTTCCTTGTGCTGGATGAGGCCACTGAGCTGGTGCCACCTCAGGAATTGGGCGGCACTGCTGAGGGTGTCCCAACACACCTGCAAAACAAGAGGGGCCGGGGTGAGCCGGACACAGTTATGGGAGCTGGAAGCCACTAGCCTAGTTACCGGAGGCCAGGAGGCCGTGCGTGCTGAacgcccctgccctggctgctcacGGAAGGGCGGCGGTGTGGCTAAggcaatggctggagacctgactcaattcccagctctctgtgcaggaactcaggcaagttgcttaggcccagggctgcaaagggatttaggtgcctaatgcccaTGGGGGTTGAATATTTTTGAGGctgcgcctcagttccccacctcatGGGGTGAATTCATTAGTGCTGGTGGCATTTGTGTCCCAAGTGATGGGGGCCATGAGCACTAGCATGTGCagaggcatgggggggaggggcttgggcatGTCATGGCTAGTACGGGCTGTCCGGGCCGCTGGCTAAGGGCACATTGGGTCCTGTGCACCATCTGGAGGCTGAgtagccctgctcctggtagggATATGGCCAGGGTTGTGCTCTTCCCACCAGCACAGCCAGGAGTGTGCGGAGGCCAGTGGCTGTAGGAGTGGTGAGGCGACCACTCGCCCCACCCAATCtctcagcctggctgcaggggggtgttgagctcagaggatgcagagaagaCTCAGCAGTTGGGTGGGGTGCCATGGTCATGGCACTACTGGACTCAACATtcaagtgattttgagtgcctgattgtcacagctctgagcacctgccctctaccggccagaccctttaaaggggggtgtcacatgttgcccccccccaaacaaatggTCGCTCTGTAACTATCTCAGACGCAGACTCCACCCGTGGCCTCACCTGGGACACGTTGGGACGCTCATCATGCacaaggaggagcagtgggaccaGGCTCTGGAGCACATGCTCCTTCATCTGCCTCCGGTTGGGCCCCCTTAcaagctccagcaggtctttaaaaagggtgatggagagcacctggagcttgctggtcacctgcaagagatgatatagggaggggaggagacactgtGACAGTCATTCTCATCCAGCGGGGCAAGCGCACACTGTGCCAGAGatgtctgccctgcagggggtattGGTAACTCACCCCCAGCCATACAGCCACAGCTGGGACCAGAGTCTCATGGGCATAGGgccattgaaggcaatagagatgcagatttccaccagctgaggggctggcctggtaacttcttggccagggagagcagtaagctggggtgagactgcccctgggctctcacagccagctctgggtgcactgacatcagcacccGCCTGTGTCAGCCAAGGGGAAACATTCAGGGTGGAGCAGCGCCAGGACAGGGGCGGCAGAGAGGGAGCGATGAGGAAAGATTCAAAGAGCGAAGGGGgggtgtagtttgtccacccGCTTTGCAGGCCCAGCTCACACTGGTGTTGACCCACAGCAGCCCTCTAGCCGGGCCAAGGAGGCCAGGCATAGGGGGCAAATTCCTACCATTGGTGTTTGTTTGGGCCATGCTCAGGGACCTGGGGTGAATTTAACCAGGGCCAAGGGGTGGtaaatgtgcaggagctcccagataGGGGGCCTTGGATgccatgactggaagccacccagcctccaggggtttggggtggggtgaggggtcagctcagatggtcagctgggcagctgagcCCAGATGGTCAGATGGTCAGCTGAGCTGGTCAGCTGGGCAGGCTCTGTACAAAACACGTGGGAGGGGTATGGGGCAtcagggctgcactgcagtgggcacaggcaGATGTTGAACTGGCACCTCTCTGGTCTTCCCTCCAGTTGTTGAGGCCTGTTTGCCTTTCCCTGGTGAtgggtgtagtaagtgcaggccatgataaaggcccagtatgaggcctgaggcctgaactaaagtaatgaacaagactttgctaacataaagcaaaggtaagctgtgagccagaggcaggccctgctcacagaagctggcaaggaaagggctgatacgtacctaaaaggtactgaacattcacatacttgcacattccacacagataacaaagaacaggctggcccatcccaatgacaggggcaaaagggtaaaatgatggatagagttgttttgatcgaaccaacatgtacaaggtagaag
Proteins encoded:
- the LOC120404241 gene encoding maestro heat-like repeat-containing protein family member 7 isoform X1, producing the protein MSGLLRDPKTMVRWLALKGLLNLALHPEKVGKLQHLLPDVLERLQEVDRDLIRKAIAVLKHLLAGMDRQSASCAAVQVAAQLLPLFHDVRPGSSQEIPSNCRHVTSKLQVLSITLFKDLLELVRGPNRRQMKEHVLQSLVPLLLLVHDERPNVSQVCWDTLSSAAQFLRWHQLSGLIQHKETWRSCDCLVIHYKERADDFLGQTMAFLQNPQTPVREAAIRFLGLTARKLDQGSQDKLDAICDNLKGLQQDSKSSVRCLASQTIFILEAFKNQPPACCSLWTLVHRIRTTCTAESQLIEAAQLP
- the LOC120404241 gene encoding uncharacterized protein LOC120404241 isoform X2 encodes the protein MSGLLRDPKTMVRWLALKGLLNLALHPEKVGKLQHLLPDVLERLQEVDRDLIRKAIAVLKHLLAGMDRQSASCAAVQVAAQLLPLFHDVRPGSSQEIPSNCRHVTSKLQVLSITLFKDLLELVRGPNRRQMKEHVLQSLVPLLLLVHDERPNVSQVIHYKERADDFLGQTMAFLQNPQTPVREAAIRFLGLTARKLDQGSQDKLDAICDNLKGLQQDSKSSVRCLASQTIFILEAFKNQPPACCSLWTLVHRIRTTCTAESQLIEAAQLP